The Maniola jurtina chromosome 21, ilManJurt1.1, whole genome shotgun sequence genome contains the following window.
TTCAACCTGTACATCTCCAGACCAAACAGGGATCCGTATTCAGGCAGGCTTTGTTCATGCTTGAGGACCTGGGCGACTTCCATCAAAGCTCCGATGTTGAAGTCGTGGGCGGAATACATGCGGAACCTCTTCTGGACCTGCTTGCCTGCTGCTATATCGTTGGCAGCATTGATGAAGTCATTCAGAATTACTCCTGGAAAAAGGAAATGTGTCTTTCTGTAGTTTATAACAATTaccgtagggatctctaatttttttgaaaaaaaaaatatagcctatgttactcaggaataatatagctttctactagtgaaataatttccaaaatttaaaaaaatttacttttaattttgtcGTGTTAAATTAACTTCAGTTTTACTATAATCTAATTATAATTTGATATCAAACGttatttattaaacaataattgttttattttgttataataaaaaatatgaacagTGAATTTCGTGCTTAGTTTCTGAATGTCTATAGTCTAGACTTATTATAGACCGATTTTTTAAGTCTTCTACGTAAAATAAACTTGGTTGAAAgtgtaacattaaaaaatatgcgTTCACCAATTTGAAACTTGAGATTAATTatcttaaaaacaaataattaaacgCATAATTAAATGTTTTCAGAACGACCTCTAAAAAGGGTTTTCTGACGGGTCTTTGAACCGCTCTATCCTTCATTATGAATAATATAAGGCTGACCACAAATTAGTTTCCACTTGAAAATGCGTCGTAGAAAATGAAATAGAAAATATCATTGCAGTATTGAACGCAAGTAGGAAATCTGTCAGAGATTTTCTTTGTAATTTATGCAGAAATAtacatagaaatataatatgaaggaattttaaattcaaatgaaGTAAATCAATACAGCGCAAGTGatagaaaatcattttttttgtatacttaAGTAGGCATTGAGAAACGATTTCTCGCATAAAACGTTCTTGCTCAATGTTTCTGACACGTACCTACTGCTAaggcttagtttttttttataataaaattcaagGGGTAGATTTGATGGAGTCCGTTTCAGACGACGTCCGATTATTATCTAACCCCATTAGATGTGGAATTCCCAAAAAATCATTTCCTAGTAATGAGTGCCTACGTTATAAGAGAAACTTCCTGTCAAAACTTCACATTTTGCCTGAAGCCTAAAGCTTTGCGTTGAAAGATATCTAATTCAGTCAATAAGTCGGTAGCATGTCTTTTTATATCTAAGTCTGTATGGATATGTAGTGTGCGGCTAGCCTAAGAATctgaataataattacaataatatgaaATTATATTCCATAGTTTAATCCCGTACAAAGTTTTGAGGGGGTTTGAAGATTTCTAACAAGTAATTAGAttttattgtgtaatttaaaTCCCCTCGTAAAAGTTTTtgcataaattaataataaatccaTTGGATAAAAGACAATTATTCTATCCCGAATCCTCGAATCTTAAATCGAATAGTCAGAGAGACAACCGCAAGATTAACTCTCTTGTGAATTTAAGGGATaaattgttaatagatataggTAATAATACTTATATAGAAACGTTAACTACAAACCAAATTATGTGTTTAATGATCCCTTCAATAAATCAGTACATTAAAGGTtggtaataaatatattaacactatgctcctgaaaaaagcatattatacagtcgaagattatgtaaatgataaaagagcgtggatttgacctgcagctcgctgcAGCAATGCCCGGGACTGccattacttttatacatggcataatattgtacatcaaatctttgaaaagagcaaccgccgagattcttgctggtttttttcagtaggaaaggcattccgaaccagtggtagtggtagattttccgggataaaaagtagcctatgtccgtccccgggatataagctaaccctgtaccaactttcgtcagaatcggttaaactgttgggtcgtgaaaaggtagcagacagacagacagacagacacactttcgcatttataatattaagtatggatttgaatACCAACCTCCACCGATCTTCTTCATCTCATCATAACGGAAGTACAGCCTGTAAGACAGTCCGGCGGCTTCTCCTAGTCTAGGCAACAGCGGTTTTGCCCATTGTGGAACATCTAGGCCAAGGCTGACctgaaataaatatacataatataataaaagtcttaaaataataataaaacaagtgtaaattaaaaatttatactaccccagacaagtgaaggttacagtaactagaaaagagctgataactttcaaacggctaaaccgattttcttggattatagctaagaacactctcgatcaagccacctttcaaacaaaaaaaaaaaaaactaaattaaaatcggttcattagtttaggacctacgtacgatgccacagacagatacacagatactcacgtcaaacttataacacccctctttttgggtcgggggttaaatagtaggtaatgatataaccacaaattcactgttttcggattttttcctttacttgtgctacaagacctacctacctgtcaagtttcatgattctaggtcaacgggaagtaacttataggttttcttgacggacacgacagagacagacggacagacagacagacagatgaacaaagtgaacctatacgggttcctttttgaggtacggacacggaaccctaaaaataggcaCGTAGGTATTTAATGATATTAAGCAGAGTAAGAAAACAATAGCCTTCGAGATAGTTTTAAATGCTAATTGGTTTTGAGTTTGCTGATAATTCGAATTAGTTCAACGGCTATTTATGTCAACTTTATCGCTTTGACTTCatgtttttgtttataatattttttagccTAAGCAAACagcaaaaataaactaaataatctctgaaataggtacctacctgcagAGTTTACAGGACGAACTGACAGACTGGCTGGACAAGGGTTTCttataccggcttcccacggtgcctAACCTTTAAAGCCTACTCGGGTTTCGGACCAAATGCCATATTTATTTTCGTCAGAATATCATCAAAAATGTCATTTGTAGGGCACCGtatccgaaggatgccaacgagATCCTATTTCTACACTGTCTGTCTCcactgtccgttcgtccgttcgtccgtccgtctgtcagcgggctgtatctcgtgaaccgtaataggtacagtATTAAATTCTTTAAAGTATGTGCATTTCtaatgccgctataacaactaataataaacatttcacaatggccgccatgacaatgaagcaaaattaaaaagtgtcatttcttgtacgacggtacggaacccttgttCGAGTCACACACTTGagtacacgcacacacatacacacaaacacacaaaagtttgcctttataattattattagtgtgatattagtgtgatgtgataaatAAATCTTGTCCAGTTATGCTTACCTGACTCTTGAACAAATCGAATAGAACTTGGTACAAAAGGGGGTTTTCAGTGAAATTCCTGCCAGTTTCCTTCTTCAGGATTATCGCCAGGTCCTTGAACTGAGCAAACTCTTGGTGGGAAGCTTCTTCCTTGGCCCTCTGCAGCAGCTCTTTGAAGTACTTGCAGTTGGAGTGGAAACGTAGCTGAAAATACACAATGATGGTCAAATATGGGCAGATACTGACCAGAACGACCTCCTTGGCTCAGTTGTAAGCActttggtcttattagtggcaggggtttggaattttgtaatttctagtccggtctggtgggaagcttcggctgtggctagttaccacccatCCGACAAACCTGTGCCGCCCAGCGATTAAGCGTCCCGGTACCGTTTGTAGAAACCAaaatgtatgggtttaatgaaaactgccagaccttccagattagcccgcttccatctcagactccatcatcacttatcaccacgtgagattgcagtcaaggcctaaattgtatttgaatgaaaaaatgagttgaaactttttatatttatgttatttataGCGGTGGTTTTCAGCCGGAACCCCGAGTCGCTTGGCGCCACGGAAGACTTCGTAATTGTAACCTATTACTTACATAATCTTCAGACAATGGTACAGCAGTATAAGGAACGGGTTGCCAGACTTTTCCCAAGCCTTCACCCCACTGCTGGGGAACTTCTGGGGGGTACAACGCCGCCATGGCCATTTGCGCGGTCATCTTGGTCCTTTCCTTATCCGTGCTCCTTACTGATATTTCGTCTTGGAGGTAGAGGCTGGAAAGGAGCCCTAAACCTTCGCGCCCATATCGCTGTCTGATGAATTTACCAATTTGGAAGGCTGTTTGTTTACCAAtctgtgaaaataaataaacaagataGAGTTAAGGCCTTCTCTCTCATAGAAGGGGAGATCGAACACGCTTTATCAGCCCCCCTACCCCCCCTACCCCCTATCAGCCCCCTACCCCTACCCCCCACCCTACCCCCCTCCCCTCTACCCCCCACCTCCCATCCTTtctcaggttttttttaaacacttgCTAATTATACATGTTGTCACCAGAACGCTAACCAGATCTAGGAGTCGATTCTCTGCTAAAAAGACTTAGGGCTTGTTTCACAAcctccagataaactttatcaaaCGGATAAAAACGTTATGACAGTTTTGTATTGGGGAACTGACAAAATATCAAATCtattcgttagataaagtttatctggtggGTGTGAAACAGGCCTTTGGAAGAGAGATTTTATGCAGATTTTTTCTCTCTGAAAATGGAACTTTATAAGTTTGCTCTACAACCCAATTTTTGTCGCCCAATATTTGGATAGTCCTGTGCTTTGTTTAAACGGTCTGGTGACAAGTACTTTATGAAAGTTCTTTTAGAAATTTTCATCTGTGTAAAGTAAAGTATTTAACCACCTTGAAAAAATTTCAGAGATAGTTTAAGATCATCATAGatgaaagtttaaaataaactcaCTAAACCACTAACTTTGGCATATAAAGCCGTATAGCATAGTGATCAATAAGACTTAACCTTAATTAACCTTTACTTAATAGTTATTCATCTTTCTAcataattttaatgttattctAATGTTTAGCTCTCccaggtacctatacctattctaAAATTAGATCTTCAATATCCAAcaaataacattattaaaaaacagCTAATAATAAAGGTTTATGTCGTAACTTTGTTTTCTTATTCCTCTCGTAGGAACAGGTTGTCCTAATGCTGTCCCAATTAATTTGGGTTTGACATTTAAGGTTTATATCGCTATTAATAGCTATAAGAGGTCGCAATGACCTTTTGTTATTGTGACCTTAATGTTCTGTGTGACATTCaggtacatttttttacaaaaatatctaaattaaattattaactcCATTACTGTACTTTTACTAAGGtatataattaattgttttattttattataactacctaactattaattttatcaaaatacgAAATAAAAATCGATGAAAAAAGAGCGTCTTAAAAGTGGTTACTAGTCAATCTTCTTTTTTTGTggttaaaatgtaatttttctcTTGAAAAAAGTTTTGTTTCAATACCTACATACCTTCCAAATTTGATATCTCAGAATAGTATTACTTTCTTCCGctttttttttgaagtgaaaatttTCTTAGGCGCGCTGTGTGATTTTGGGATGgctaaaaacttcaaggtcgcgtcaccgacatgcaaAAGTGCTTGGAATGCCCATAGATGTAAAACATTCGCTTCAAGAACACATAATTACAATATGCACTTACATTTGTAAGGCCTTCCAAGCCTTCGATGTAAGTGAGGTTCTTTATTTTCTCTTGCTGGTCAGAAAAAGATAGCTCGTCCGCATCTGGGGACCTCTCGCCGTGCCTGTTCACCTGGaaacataactcaaaatttaaaaaacccccgacacaaaaacctctataagaaaactagaaaagagctgataactttcaaacagctgaactgattttcttcgattagctcgatagctcaacagttaaaggagcggactgaaaacagaaaggtcggtggttcaaaacccacccgttgcactattgttgtacccactcctagcacaagctttacgcttagttggaggggaaaggggaatagtagtcagcataataaacttggctcaaaaagtagcctatatctttCTCCGGGATGCAGGCTATTTCTGTACCTAGCAGACAGTCAAACGGACACATTTTTGCATCCATTGTACCCGAAAGTTTGCTTGTCTGTTAGCTAA
Protein-coding sequences here:
- the LOC123876128 gene encoding venom acid phosphatase Acph-1-like, translated to MLWSVLLVALQCHLLSGHFIKDDHFRDREVVLAFVVNRHGERSPDADELSFSDQQEKIKNLTYIEGLEGLTNIGKQTAFQIGKFIRQRYGREGLGLLSSLYLQDEISVRSTDKERTKMTAQMAMAALYPPEVPQQWGEGLGKVWQPVPYTAVPLSEDYLRFHSNCKYFKELLQRAKEEASHQEFAQFKDLAIILKKETGRNFTENPLLYQVLFDLFKSQVSLGLDVPQWAKPLLPRLGEAAGLSYRLYFRYDEMKKIGGGVILNDFINAANDIAAGKQVQKRFRMYSAHDFNIGALMEVAQVLKHEQSLPEYGSLFGLEMYRLKSTGELTVVPIFLPRAGQSTAQNLHITGCEKSQYCDFNKFKVITQEYLLKEKEFYNICNIRTEL